In the Leptospira sp. WS4.C2 genome, one interval contains:
- the acs gene encoding acetate--CoA ligase, with protein sequence MPKERIVAPSKDFAKLANVSLKEYKTKYKESIEKPEKFWAEQAKRLTWFKKWTKVLKHDFAKAKVEWFVGGKLNVSYNCLDRHLDSPLKNKAALIWEGDNPDESKVLTYHDLHREVNHFSNVLKKFHVKKGDRVLIYLPMIPELAIATLACTRIGAVHSVVFGGFSPEALLGRIEDCKPTLVITADGGYRGGKPIELKKNVDAALEETKFKVKDVIVVKRTGDEGNLNWKEGRDHWYHYLMKEADIKKDCPPVAMDSEDPLFILYTSGSTGKPKGVLHTTAGYLLGANLTFATIFDYKETDTYWCTADIGWITGHSYILYGPLSNGATSLMFEGVPSYPDSGRFWDVIDKYKVTVFYTAPTAIRALMREGIEHIKKRSLASLRLLGSVGEPINPEAWEWYFANIGKSKCPIVDTWWQTETGSIMISGVPGAIPQKPGSASWPFYGIEPVLVDNEGVEIKGKGEISGNLCIAKPWPSMMRGVYGDSKRFFDTYFSQFKGYYFTGDGANKDKDGYFRITGRVDDVLNVSGHRIGSAEVESALVEHKSVAEAAVVGFPHDIKGQGIYAYVTVKQGVITNDALKKELIAMVEKMIGKIARPEVIHWAPGLPKTRSGKIMRRILRKIANNEFDTLGDISTLADPSVVQSLIDDKKKFHS encoded by the coding sequence ATGCCGAAAGAAAGAATCGTGGCACCGTCCAAAGACTTCGCCAAACTTGCGAACGTTAGTTTAAAAGAATACAAAACCAAATACAAAGAATCCATCGAAAAACCGGAAAAATTTTGGGCTGAGCAAGCAAAACGCCTAACTTGGTTTAAAAAATGGACTAAAGTTCTGAAACATGATTTTGCGAAAGCAAAAGTGGAATGGTTTGTCGGTGGCAAACTCAATGTTTCTTATAATTGTTTGGACAGACATTTAGATTCTCCTCTAAAAAACAAAGCGGCACTCATTTGGGAAGGAGACAACCCCGATGAATCCAAAGTTTTAACCTATCATGACCTCCACCGCGAGGTGAATCATTTTTCGAATGTCTTAAAAAAGTTCCATGTAAAAAAGGGAGACCGAGTTCTCATTTATCTTCCTATGATTCCGGAACTTGCGATTGCCACTCTGGCATGCACTCGGATTGGTGCTGTCCATTCTGTTGTTTTTGGAGGGTTTTCTCCAGAAGCACTTCTTGGTCGTATTGAAGATTGTAAACCAACACTTGTGATTACAGCGGACGGTGGTTACCGAGGTGGAAAACCCATCGAATTAAAAAAGAATGTCGATGCTGCCTTGGAAGAAACTAAATTTAAGGTAAAAGATGTAATTGTCGTTAAGCGAACAGGAGATGAAGGAAACCTAAACTGGAAAGAAGGTAGAGACCACTGGTACCACTACCTAATGAAAGAAGCCGATATCAAAAAAGACTGCCCTCCTGTAGCAATGGATTCGGAAGATCCGCTTTTTATTCTCTACACTTCTGGTTCTACTGGAAAACCAAAAGGAGTACTTCATACAACCGCAGGGTATCTGCTCGGTGCCAACCTTACATTTGCCACTATTTTTGATTACAAAGAAACAGATACGTACTGGTGTACGGCAGACATTGGTTGGATAACAGGGCACAGTTATATTCTCTATGGTCCTTTATCCAATGGAGCCACTTCTCTTATGTTTGAAGGAGTTCCAAGTTACCCAGATTCCGGACGGTTTTGGGATGTAATCGATAAATACAAAGTTACTGTATTTTATACAGCACCAACGGCCATACGTGCTCTCATGCGAGAAGGCATTGAACATATTAAAAAAAGGTCGTTAGCGTCTTTACGACTTCTTGGATCTGTTGGGGAACCGATCAATCCAGAAGCTTGGGAATGGTATTTTGCCAATATTGGAAAATCAAAATGCCCGATTGTGGATACTTGGTGGCAAACAGAAACTGGATCCATTATGATTTCTGGAGTTCCCGGTGCCATCCCTCAAAAGCCAGGTTCGGCGAGTTGGCCGTTTTATGGAATCGAACCGGTTCTTGTAGACAATGAAGGTGTAGAAATCAAAGGAAAAGGCGAGATTTCTGGAAACTTATGCATCGCTAAACCTTGGCCTTCGATGATGCGTGGAGTGTATGGAGATTCCAAACGATTCTTTGATACCTACTTTTCGCAGTTTAAAGGTTACTACTTTACTGGTGATGGGGCCAACAAAGATAAAGATGGATATTTTCGCATAACAGGAAGAGTCGACGATGTACTCAATGTTTCTGGTCACCGCATTGGATCTGCCGAAGTAGAAAGTGCGCTTGTAGAACATAAATCTGTTGCTGAGGCGGCCGTTGTGGGATTTCCGCACGATATCAAGGGCCAAGGAATCTATGCCTATGTGACTGTAAAGCAAGGAGTCATCACCAACGATGCCTTAAAAAAAGAACTGATTGCGATGGTAGAAAAGATGATAGGTAAAATTGCAAGGCCAGAAGTGATTCACTGGGCACCAGGTTTACCAAAAACGCGCTCAGGAAAAATCATGCGCCGAAT